A region from the Bacteroidia bacterium genome encodes:
- a CDS encoding alkaline phosphatase family protein, translating to MRFTAILFISILLSSGICNAQKTKAIPPEKPKLVIGIVVDQMRYDYISRYWDKLEKNGFKRFVNEGAFCKNARQNYIFTQTGSGHATIFTGATPSVNGIVSNEWYIRLKKQKVYCVEDSKVKAVGSNSDKGKMSPVNLLTTTIGDELRLSNQNKSKVIAISLKDRASILPGGHNPNAAYWYDDNSGNFITSTYYLDTLPKWVTEFNNKKLSDFYLDRLWTPLLTMPEYKESLPDTNKYEKGFGNKQSCFPYDLAFLSKPPKKERDYSLLKVCPFGNTYTHDFAIAAVVGENLGKGSSTDFLSISFSPTDYIGHRFGPLSVEIEDTYLRLDKEIAHFIDFIETEIGKENVLIFLTADHGSSQNPQYLIDNKLPGGVFKQYYALSLLKSYLNAVYGEGEWVLTYLDQQIFLNHTLIEDSKISLTDIQNKVASFMLQFNGVENAVTASTLETNNFTKGIFMYMQNSFNQKRSGDILINLEPGWIQDSDYDVDHNTAYSYDTHVPLLWYGWKITRQTILREVHLVDIAPTISTMLNIEYPSGCTGEPINELFN from the coding sequence ATGCGATTTACAGCAATTCTTTTTATAAGTATTTTACTTTCATCAGGTATTTGCAATGCTCAAAAAACAAAAGCTATTCCACCCGAAAAGCCAAAACTTGTTATAGGAATAGTTGTTGATCAGATGCGTTACGATTATATTTCGAGATACTGGGATAAATTGGAGAAGAATGGTTTTAAAAGATTTGTAAATGAAGGTGCATTTTGTAAAAATGCACGTCAGAATTATATATTTACTCAAACTGGTTCAGGTCATGCAACAATTTTTACAGGTGCAACTCCTTCTGTAAATGGAATAGTTTCAAATGAATGGTATATAAGATTAAAAAAGCAAAAAGTTTATTGTGTTGAAGATTCTAAAGTAAAGGCTGTAGGCAGTAATTCCGATAAAGGAAAAATGTCGCCGGTTAATCTTTTAACTACAACTATTGGCGATGAATTAAGGTTATCTAATCAGAATAAATCAAAAGTAATTGCAATTTCATTAAAAGACAGGGCATCAATTTTACCGGGTGGCCATAATCCTAATGCAGCATATTGGTATGATGATAATTCAGGTAATTTTATTACAAGTACATATTATTTAGATACACTTCCAAAGTGGGTTACAGAGTTTAATAACAAAAAACTTTCTGATTTTTATCTTGACAGATTATGGACTCCTTTGTTGACAATGCCTGAATATAAAGAAAGCCTTCCGGATACAAATAAATACGAAAAAGGGTTTGGCAATAAACAAAGTTGTTTTCCTTATGACCTTGCATTTTTAAGTAAGCCACCAAAAAAAGAAAGAGATTATTCTTTACTTAAGGTATGCCCATTTGGAAATACTTATACTCACGATTTTGCAATTGCTGCGGTTGTGGGGGAGAATCTTGGAAAAGGCAGCAGCACAGATTTTCTTTCAATAAGTTTTTCGCCTACAGATTATATTGGTCACCGGTTTGGACCATTATCGGTAGAGATAGAAGACACATATTTGAGATTAGACAAAGAAATTGCGCATTTTATTGATTTTATAGAGACTGAGATAGGAAAAGAAAATGTTTTAATTTTTTTGACAGCTGATCATGGTTCATCTCAGAATCCTCAGTATTTGATTGATAACAAATTGCCTGGAGGAGTCTTTAAACAGTATTATGCATTGTCATTATTGAAGAGCTATTTGAATGCTGTTTATGGAGAAGGTGAGTGGGTTCTAACTTATCTTGATCAACAGATATTTTTAAATCATACTTTGATAGAAGATTCTAAAATTTCATTGACAGATATACAAAATAAAGTAGCTTCTTTTATGTTACAGTTTAATGGAGTTGAGAATGCCGTAACTGCATCAACTCTTGAAACAAATAATTTTACTAAGGGAATATTTATGTATATGCAAAATAGTTTTAATCAGAAACGATCAGGCGATATATTAATTAATCTTGAGCCAGGCTGGATTCAGGATTCTGATTATGATGTTGATCATAATACTGCTTATTCGTATGATACACATGTTCCACTTTTATGGTACGGATGGAAAATTACACGACAAACTATTTTACGTGAAGTGCATTTAGTTGATATTGCACCAACAATTTCAACTATGTTGAATATTGAGTACCCTAGCGGATGCACAGGAGAACCAATAAATGAACTTTTTAATTAA